In the genome of Mangifera indica cultivar Alphonso chromosome 9, CATAS_Mindica_2.1, whole genome shotgun sequence, the window CTCTCATATCAGCACAATTCTAGTCGAAACTGAAACAACTGAACACACACTTAAAGACAACAAGAGTGCGAAAGTGATAATTAAAGAGAGAGTATTTGAATTGATCTCAGATGGCTCATGACAACAGCGAAGTAGAGGTGGAGGTGTCGGTGAGCTCCTCCGCTTCGTTTAAAGCTCGAAGGTCAAAACCTAATGAGGATGCAATTAATCTCTTCCCGGGCTCTGATCCTGTCCGCCTTGAACTCAACCGTCTTGAAAACGAACTCCGAGGTTCAGTTTCGATCTTGTATTTTATAACTAATAGTTTGATTGATTATGATTGAAAGTGAAATTCTGGTGCTTTTGCATTTGCATGTGTAGATAAAGATAGAGAATTAGGAGAAGCTCTTGCGGAAATTAAATTCTTGAAGAATTCAGAACGCCTTAAACACAAAGCTGTTGAAGAggtattttctttattataatttatttgcaattgctagaaattttagtttattttggaAGATTTATTCTCTTGAACAGGTAGCATTTAGTTCCATGGATTAAGCGATGATGCTGTGCACCTCAttcttcttatataatttatggaAGTTTACGATCTCTCAAACTTTTATGCCCCTGTTTTGCACTGTATCTTCGCGCATGATaggttattaaatttttagatatcCTATCTCTCTAGAACAATTTAAGAGGATAAAATGGTTCTTTAGGACACCAAAATCAACAATCTGTTCTACCTGAATTGTTAAATTCCGTTTGAACTGTCAAAATTTGTTGATTATATGACGGCTGACACTTGTATAATATCTGTAATGGTAATTTCATTCTTGTTATGTGGTCAAAACTCCTTCTCAAAGTCAACTCACAGATGTGACTATCAGCTGCTGCTAGTGGTTAACAAACAAGCATCACCCCAGCTCATATTTCGTAGAGCGAAGTCACGAGAAGGATGTACTCTCTTCTAGAAGTCTCAAAAGAGCAAACAAGGACTATTTTTGCCACGATAAAGACAATCACTCAAGTATTTCCTATATTCAAGGAATCATCTTCCTTAAAATCAACTATTACAGTTGAATTGCGGTTATACTCCTACCATATTGAAACTGCCACAACATCTTTCATGCCattaattactaaattattataaacattATGTAACCATATCTCTTACCACTATAAATACAAAGCAATGAGTAAGGAAAAGGGGGATTGGAAAATTGGTTGTAGATACTTAATTGCCCATTGTTACATTTTATCACTTTCAGCTTGTATTGTAATCTTATCTTATCGAATCAACAATAATACTGTGAACATAGACTACTAACCTTTGCAACCAAAGCATGCGAAAAAATATCTGTGTTCTAAAAAGAGATTGCATTAGATAAGATCCCAACAAGTTCTATCATTACCATAACAACATCGAAGACCACAACAATGAGTGTCAAGCCCTCAAAACGTTGCAAAGGATCTCATCAATCGCGAATACGTAAAAGAGTTCCTAAATTAGCCATAACCTGCCAGACAACAAGTTCATCATACTGAGGAACGGGCGGGTccttttgaagaaaattaacattatcaaaaCTATAATCGAAGGACCACGTATAAGAGGCTCACGGGACACTCGAGAAGCTAGATCGCAACCTCCTCTCTCTGTCCACAACCTTTAGGAGAGACCAACCAAGTGCTCTAAAGATGAAACTTTGATACCATTAGTTTCACCGAGATTGATGCCAAGTAGGTTTACCATCCTCAAAATGATGCCTCGGTTGTGATCGCCAAGATCGACAACAATGAAATCCACCGATCTTGGTTGACAATGAGAGTGCTAGGGACATTTTTTTATCCGTCCGCTTTCTACAAGATGAGGCTCAAAGTTGTGGACTAGATGCTAGTAACCACGCCCTTATGTGGTTTCACGAGCGATTACATAGTCATTTAAGGTATGGTCACCCTGCTTGTCATCGAGAAAAGGAAACCACATGACTTAAATGATGTACTTCTTAGTAATTGATTGCTCCTTAATCTATACTGTCATCATAAGCCCGTCACTATTCAAGAGTAAGGCTGGATTTGAATCGAGCTAGCTCAAGCTCAGTTGCTAGCTTGGCTTGATCGATTCTGAAATGAGCAAGCTTGAGTCATGgttttaacaatttatcaagCTCAAACCATGAGAGTCAAACTCAACAAAAAACTGGTTTTTACttttaaactatcatttttgaaactttatgtATTCTAATAAAGTAAAACATAGGAGGAAATTGAATTgtgataaaaaaggaaaaattcaaaacttatttATAGAGATAATGAGTGAGATGagttgttagaatttttttcatctgATGTGAGAGTtttgaaattgagttaaaaacttatttatagTGGATGCAATGGATTGTTGAAGTGTATCTTTCCAATGTGACTTTGAATCCAATTTCAAAACGCTCACACTAGGTGAAAGGAATTCCAACAACTTACTTTAtctcattataaataaacttacttttttcctttctcatcaaaatttaacatccatctatgttttttttaatttaaaaacataaaattaaaattaataaatagattcAAAAATTGTTATGATGTCAAGTTGAACtcgagccaagcttgagcttaattcttcattttcaagtttaagcttaaattCGGCTCTCTTGAAACTCATTAAGCTCAAGCTCAGGCTCTAGCTCAACTCAAACCTCCTTGAGTTGAGCCAAACTCAAGCAAGCCCAAACTTGAGCTtaacttaactcaaatccacCTCTACTCAAAAGCCTAAGGGCAATGAATTATGTAGGGGTTAGATCATGAGTTGCATCTGAAAGCATAAAGGAGTGCTTGCTCCAGTTCCTCTGATCACCCTGGTTTCTAATGTCGCACTAGTGAGTGTCTAGAACACACAGTTGGTGTTTTGTACTGGGGTGTTGGATGGAGCCACTGCATGCCTTTGCTCGTAAGCTATTAGCCAAGTCTTTGGCATGAGCTTGACTAGCACGTTTTATTGTTTGGGCCTTGACTTGGCCAAGTAGAACGAGTGGTTCTGCAACCTAAACACCTACTAGTAGTAGAGGGTTGTCATGTATTCTCTTGCAAATAGGATATCACTTGCTATCCATACTTGGACTTCTAGGTTGTCGAGGAGAGCCCTATCTTGGAGGACTGTGTTGAAGTTAGGGCAAACGAGTGTGGTCTCCAGTGTGCCGATTGTTGTTGTCTAATACAATGGGAATTTGGTAACCAGGAGTGTAATCCTGGTTGTAGTGGGGATCCCTTTTTTGGCGTGGAAAGTGAGTGCGAATCTAACTGCTTTGAAGTGTGAGTGTATCCTTCCACTATCCATGAAGGGATCATCTCCTTtcggaaaaagagagagaagaactATCCATTGTTAGAGTTGGGGATCATGTGACCATTGTATCAAGAACTGTAGACCAGTTCCTTAGTGATGTATTTGGGGGTGGGTGGACAAGGGATTTTACTTTACCTTCAGTGATGTTTTTTGGCTTGGTGTAGGGGATTGGGACTATTAGAGAGTCCAATGGAGTATTGTCAACTTTAGGAAGATGGAATACTTTGTATAGACCGTCGTTTCTATATGGAGGGGGAAAAGAGATGAGGAGGAGAAACTGGACCTAGAGGTTTCTAGTGTAGAGAGTGAGTGTGTTATGCATGAAGAAGAAGTCATGGTTTATGGACAAAAGTCCTTATACACTAGTCAAGTAGTCAAGCAATGAATCCAGGTTAAGCTTTTGTGTTTAATTTCATTGTGAAAGTGGGGGAGACATGGAGAATGGCCTGGTTGTTATAGAGGAAGAAACATAGACATAACATATGCACGGAAGAAAGAAGTGGAAAGAACACACATGCAAAGACTCAAATGACAAGGAGTCTTAAATTGCCAATGAAAACTTGGAGATTTGTTACTTCACTGTGCCGTCTTTGACACTTGCCTTGATAATCAAAATGATTAGTATTTTAGGTGATGTTCATATGAGCTCTCAATTGGTgttttacaaatgttaaatgcTAATAGCAAACattgtttcatttaaaaaatgtgGAAATGTGATTTGACTATTGATGCATGATGAATATTGATACCGAAACAAAAAAGGGAATTCCTGCCATATAACAAGTTTgctaacttttttcttttaatttgtttaaccAGCTAACAGATGAGTTGAACAAAGTGGATGAAAAGCTTATAGTTACTGAAGCACTTTTGGAAAGCAAGGTACAACTTGTAGTTGTAGCTATATCCTGCTTCGACTTGTTGTTCTCTGTTAACAAATTTCAGAACTTTCTTTCTATACATTGTAATGAATGATGTATGTCTGCAGAATCTTGAGGTTAAGGCGATAAATGATGAGAAAAAAGCAGCTTTGGCTGCACAGTTTGCTGCAGAAGCCACACTACGTAGAGTTCATGCTGCTCAGAAAAATGATGAGATGCCTCCAATTGAGGCAATTATCACTCCGCTGGAGGCAGAGCTTAAGCTTGCCAGGTTGGAGGTATAACAAGAAGTTTATCTGGCTAATTTTGTAACACTATTATATGTGGCCATTACGTTCTAGTTTTTCTTGTCAATTCTTACATGTGGCATTAACTTTCTCTATTGTGAACATATTAAAGAATGTTATCATCATAGAGACTTGTTTCATGTCCGTGATGAGGAGTAATGAGTGAAATTTCTCTTCTTAAGCACGACATGTTGGTTTGTTAGGCAGCAAAATTGCAGGAGGACAATAGAGCACTGGATCGACTAACTAAATCTAAAGAAGCTGCTCTACTCGAGGCTGAGAGGACTGTCCAGATGGCATTGGCAAAAGCTTCTTTGGTTGATGATctgcaaaacaaaaatcaagagcTGATGAAACAGATTGAAATATGCCAGGTTTGTCATTGTTCAAAATTATGCTTGTTGTAATGAAGCTTCAATTACTAGGACACTAATTTAACACACTGCCAGCTCAAAGTcttaggttaaaaaaataaataaataaaaagagaggaaaaagggaaagagaaatCCAGAATTGAAGAATTAGAAAGAGGAcacactttttttgtttttggtaagtaaaaagAGGACAAACTTGGTTCTAATTGTATCATTAATTTATCAAAGTTGGGAAATCCAGAAAAAATTGGACTTCATATACTGTTGCCAAGTTCAACAGACAGAAGTTAGAGGTATACTCCtaataaaacattcaaataCCACATGTCAAAATAGTTTATCTTTTTGttcctttaattatttgatatgttatctaaaaatatgaattttatttatgaaattacaAGGGAATGATGATAGGTACATGGGTTCTGGTGGTTTGCCAGAGATCAATTTCCACAGCGTCCACAATCAACCTGTTAAAACATCTCCCTACTGCTACACAGTACTGCAATATTCAACCTGCTATCAACATATTCTCAACCAAACTCTTTCACATAAACACCAACATACTGGAATCGAAATCATTTGTATTCCATGTATTGTATCCATAATGGATTCAGTCTCAATACAATGGAACTCCAACACAATACCAATAGATCAATGAAAACAGTAGCTTAATTACAATATCAATGAAATAGTTCTACAAAATTGTTGCTTGGCATTCGAGAGGCCAGCAATCCTTCATTCCACTTTTTCCTCAATTCTCAGCTGGTTTTCGATTCCTTTTTTCTCCCCTTTTATTCTCCATACCATAACTGTCTGGTCCAGTGATGGCTTGCCAAGTCCCTCCTCCAAGCTTTGTGGTCCTGCTTCTTGAGTGAATGCCATCTGTTTCTTCCCATTTGCTGCCACTTGTCATTTTCAATCCTGCTCTTGATAGATTTCCTtgtctttgtttcttctttttgcgGGAGATATAAACATGGGTCCTAACAAATGAGAACCGTAGAAATATtgattaaaagataattaatatttgttatattcatattgaagaaactgaaattaagGGTGTTTTTCATTCATACTTTTACTGTTACAAAgttacatttatatatacatattaggTATTCTAGAGTAGgaaaatgaatatttgattcctatattTGAGATCTTATAATCAACTTCCACCATAATTAGATTcctataattaagttttatacaGATTCTGCAACACTCCTCCTCAAGCTGGAGTATAGATGTTAATCATACCcagcttgttacaaatataatcaactcgaaccctatttatagccttagtGAAAATATCCCCTAGCTGTTCTCCAGTCTTCATATATcttgtagaaataaaattctattgAATTTTCTCTCGAACGAAATGACAgtcaatttcaatatgtttagttcgtTCATGAAACATAGGATTAAAGGCAATATGAAGAGCAACTTGATTATCACACCATAATTGCGTTAGTAATGatatctaaaaacccatttCAGTCAAAAGTTGATATACCCACATTATTTCACACGTGGACTAAGTTGTAGCTCTATATTCTGATTCTGTACTAGATCGAGACACAACACTTTGCTTCTTGCTTTTCCATGATACCAAATTTCCTCCCACGAAAACATAATAACTAGTGGTGGATTTTCTATCTACCTTAGAACCTGCCCAATTTGTATCTGAGAAACACTCAATGTTAGTGTGACCATGATTTCCATATAATATGCCACGTCCAAGAGCACCCTTCAAGTAGCATAGAATTTGCTCTAATGCTACCCAATGATCGATCGTCGGAGATGACATGAATTGACTTACAATACTGACAGAGTATACAATGTTAGGACGAGTCACTGTAAGATAATTTAACTTTCCCACCAATCTTCTATACTTCTTAGGTTCTTCAAACGGTTCACCATCTTTTGTAAGTTGTAGATTAGGAATCATCGGAGTGCTACATGGTTTAGCTCCCAATTTACCTGTCTTAGTCAATAAGTCAAGCACATATTTTCTCTGAGATAGAAAGATGTTTTTCTTGCTTCTTGTCACTTCAATGCCCAAGAAATATTTCAACCCCCttaaatcttttgtttgaaattgaGTATGAAGAAATGATTTAAGAGAGGAAATCCCCACAGTATCGCTTCCAGTAATGAtgatattatcaatataaacaACTAGAAGAATACTGTCAACTTCAAACTATCTATAGAAAACTGAATGATCACATTTGCTCTTTATCATGTCAAACTTTTGAACTGTCtgactaaatttttcaaaccaagcaCGAGGACTTTGTTTCAAATCATACAGGGATTTACGAAGACGACAAACCTTTTCATACTCCCCatgagcaacaaaaccaggtgATTGCTCCATATACACTTTCTCTGGAAGGTCACCATGCAAGAAAACATTCTTGATATCCAACTGGTGTAAAGGCCAATTATAGGTAGTtgctataaaaataaataaacgaaCAGATGTCAGCTTACCAATAGGAGAGAAAGTATCAGAGTAAGCCACCTCATTTGCAACCAAGTGAGCCTTAAGACGAGCCACCGATCCATCCGGATTAACTTTAACTGTAAACACCCATTTGCATCCAATGGTTTTCTTCCTTACAAGGAGATTGACCAAGTCCTAAGTATCATTATTAGCTAAAACATTCATTTCCTCTATCATAGCCTTACGCTGACCAGGATGAAATATAACTTCATGAATGGTATTGggaatagaaatagaattgaGTGATGCAATAAAGGAACATGAAATAAGGGATAAATgaccataagaaacaaaagaaaaaataggatAAGTACACTGTCTTTTACCTTTGCGAAGAGCGATTGGTAAATCAATGTCATTAGAAACTGGATTTGACGAAGAGAATGGTTCAGGACATGCATCCGGGGTTGTTGACGTCTGGAATAGACTTGTGTAATGGGTGGTTTGAGAGGGTTAGACTCTTCAGGTAGAGAAATTTCTGGAGAACTAACAATTGTAAGGCGAGATAAGGTAATAGTGTGCACCAACAAATCATCAGTCTCCCCCTGAATGGTGTAAGTAGGAGAAGTagagaaaaaatgaatgttttcCTAAAAGATTACATTAGCAGAGACCAGATATTTGTTTAGAGTCGAACAAAAGCACCTATAACCTTTTTGAAGACGAGAGTAGCTAAGAAACACACATTTTAAAGACTTGAGATCTAATTTTGTGACATCAGGATGAATATCATGAACAAAACAAGTACTATCAAATATTTTAGGTTTAATAGGAAACAAAgatttatttggaaaaagaacATTTTAAGGAATCTGACCTTAAAGAATCGATGATGGCATGcggttaattaaaaaataggatgTTGAAACAACATCAGCCCAAAATTGTTTGGGAACTTGCATTTGAAACAAGAGTGCTCAAGTTGTTTCAAGCaggtgtctattttttttctctctcagcTACTTCATTTTGAGATAGTGTGATAGCGCAAGAGGATTGATGAAGAATGTCATTTTGGATCAAATACGATTGAAAGGAttcagaaaaatattttttaacattatcacTGCATAAAGTATGAATAGAAAGattgaattgtgtttttatttcagcatgaaaagcacaaaaatgagaaaacacttaggaacaatttttcattaagtAAAGCCAAGTCAtacgagaataatcatcaacgAAAGTAACAAAGTTTTTAAATCCAGCTTTAGACATAATAGGACAAGGACCCTAAACATCTaaatgaactaactcaaaactAAAGTTAGCTCGTTTATTGACTCTAGATCCTGGAGACAGATGATGATGTTTGGCAAATTGATATGACTAACAATCTAACGAAGATATATGACGAATCTATGGACATAGAGTCTTTAACACAGGTAGAGAAGGATGTCCTCACCGACAGTGAGTTTCGAATGGAGTTAAAGCACTTGAACAGGCAATGGACCTTGGCGTTTGCATATCTAAGATATAGAGACCCCCCGATTCATGTCCTCTACCAATAATCTGTTTTGTCGTAAGATcctgaaataaacaatgatTAGGAAAAAATGAGACACAACAATTAAGGGCACGAGTGAGTTTACTCacagagattaaattaaaagaaaactatAGTAAACTCAAAACAGATGACAATGAAATTGATGGAGTTGGATTAATAGTTCCAGAACCAAAAATAGATGACGTTAATCCATCTGCTAAAGTAACACTAAAAGGGGATGCAAATGATTGAAAGGTTGAAAAGAGACTAGGATTACTTGTCATATGATCTGTAGCACTAGAATCAATGACCCATTTGGATGAGGAGGAAACAAGACATGTATTTAATTTACCTGACTCAGCACTGACAGTGATAGAAGTCGATGAAGACTTTAGTGAGTCTTGGTGCTGTGAGAACTTGACATATTCTTCTGTAGAAATCATAATAGTCTCTCCAGATGATGAACTGGTAGTAGTGTTAGTTGTTGCAATATGTGCTGACTGGGATTTTGGAGCCCGATTCTGCAATTTTCTACAAGTGCATTTTGTATGGCCTGGCTCATGGCAGTAATAACACACAATCCCTTCTGATTCCTAACTTCAATCAGTAACCTTGTCATGGTTGCTGCTGCTACTTCTATTACCATTTCTATTATATGAACGTCCAGTTTCAGGTGCACCACTTCGACTAACAAAAGCGCTATTACTCTGAAATAATTGGGTGCTTTCTGTACAAAGTACCCTAGTAAATGTGTCATGCAAAGATGAAATCTCAGGACTGGCAAGTATTTGAGACTTGGCAATTTCGAACTCAGATGGAAGACCCGCTAGGAAGCTCATGATGGCCATTGATTCTCGTTGGGCTTGTTGAACCTTCATATCAGGACTAAATGGTAACAACATATTAAGTTCTTCATAAGTTATTTTGAAGTCCATAAAATAAGAAGTAATGGTCCTGTCCTGTTTTTTTGCATAATAGAAAGCTTTACACACCTCATATATACGAGAAAGATTACCTCTTCCAGAGTACAAAAATTCTAAGTATTTCATTAGTTTCTTAACCAATTCACAGtgattaattaaactaattactTCACTTTCAATGGAATTTCGGATCTACAAGAATAATCGAGCATCATCTCTTAGTCATGCTTGTCTAGTACCATCCATAGAAGGAGCTTGCGTAAGGTGATCATCTTTCTTAAGGTTTAACAGATGCAATCGAACCGTTTTACTCTATTTTAGATAATTGGAACCATTAAGCTTGTGTTCAGTGATTTTTGACATTATAGGAACCATTTCAGCCATAGTTATCGGTTTAATATCTGCCATAATAACATTGAAAGCAACTGAATAGAATAAATAGCAAGAAACCACTGGACAAATTGATTTCTGCAGCAACTAGGGCACGAATACACTGCACGAACCACAAAGGATAATAAACAAAAGAACTGAAATCTGATCAGAGAGAGATTCGGCGACGACGACTGTTCTGGCGACGGCGACGGCAACGAGATTATGGGGATCTGACTCGTCGGCGCTATTTGAGTCTGACTGTACCGACGGTGAGAGCTAACGCGCCTCAAAACAGGAGATTTGATGCATACGTTTGCAGAAGAAACAGGCGGCACATGCAAGTCACGCACTAAGTTTCCAGTGACCAGATTCTAGGAAACTGTCGATTGTCGAAGTGTGCTCCTTTTTAGTGTGGCAGTGAGAACTAATGTTCACTCTACACGTGTGAACTACGAAATTATTCACTAGGACTGGAAGAAAATTTTCGAATTTGCACACTAGGGCAAACCGAGCTCTGATAACatgaagaaactgaaattaagGGTGTATTTCATTCATACTTTTACTGTTACAGAggtacatttatatatacatattaggTATTCTAGATTAGGAAAAggaatatttgattcctataattgAGATCGTATAATCAACTTCTGTCGTAATTAGattcctataattaagctcTATATACTAATTTACAGATTCTGTAACACATGataaaaaaatcctaatttagAAATTTGCCAATACCTTTAATTTTCACGAGCTGCGTCTGGTTTCGTATGTTCTATTTTTGAAACCAGGAGGAAAATAAAATCCTAGACAAAATGCATCGACTAAAGGTTGCAGAGGTCGAAAAGCTAACCCAAACTGTTCGTGAACTGGAAGAAGCTGTTTTGGCTGGAGGAGCTGCTGCCAATGCTGTGCGTGATTACCAGCGAAAAGTGCAAGAGATGAGTGTAATTACTCTTATTCTCTGAGCTTCTGTTTTTCTAATTCTAGTTGTTCTCATGGCATAGAGATGTTCAAACTGCTTAGGAGGAGAAAAAGTTTCTGGAGCGAGAAGTAGCACGTGCCAAGGTATCTGCAAACAGGGTTGCCACAGTTGTTGCAAATGAGTGGAAAGATGGCAATGACAAAGTTATGCCCGTAAAGCAGTGGCTTGAAGAGAGAAGACTCTTTCAGGCATGTTTTTATTGCATGTTATGCTGTTAAGCGTGTGCTTGATTAACTGTCTGATTTCCTCGGATTTGCTGGTTGGATGGTTtgcttcaaaaggaaaaaaatggaggaaaaaaaaagtatcaagATTTAATGTTTCACTCTGAACTtgatataaattcaatttgCCAATTTTATAGGGAGAACTGCTACAGCTTCGAGATAAGCTGGCTGTAGCTGAGCGCACTGCAAAGGCAGAAGCACTACTGAAAGTAAGTTAGCTTGTTTTGCTTTTATTActgttttattttctgtttaatAACTTGTCGTTGATTGTTcattgaattgattgattgCTTAGGAGAAATACCACTTACGATTCAAGGTTTTAGAGGAAAGGCTTAAAGCCTCTAATTTTAACTCTCGCACTGCCTCTGAAGGAAGATGTATAAGCAGCAGGCTATCACGACGTCAGTCCCTTGGTGGAGCTGAAAGTTTTTCCAGATCAACCTCCAGTAGCTCTGTATCAAAGGAAGTAGTGAATTCACAAGTTGGGTCCCTCCAATCCAAtaatgctttttctttgttgagTCCCAAAATGTCAAGAAGATCATTTGATGGTGGTAGCAGATCTTTGGATAGAGGTAATCTGATTCAAGTTGCAATCGCAAAACAT includes:
- the LOC123225960 gene encoding microtubule-associated protein 70-2-like isoform X1, which translates into the protein MAHDNSEVEVEVSVSSSASFKARRSKPNEDAINLFPGSDPVRLELNRLENELRDKDRELGEALAEIKFLKNSERLKHKAVEELTDELNKVDEKLIVTEALLESKNLEVKAINDEKKAALAAQFAAEATLRRVHAAQKNDEMPPIEAIITPLEAELKLARLEAAKLQEDNRALDRLTKSKEAALLEAERTVQMALAKASLVDDLQNKNQELMKQIEICQEENKILDKMHRLKVAEVEKLTQTVRELEEAVLAGGAAANAVRDYQRKVQEMSEEKKFLEREVARAKVSANRVATVVANEWKDGNDKVMPVKQWLEERRLFQGELLQLRDKLAVAERTAKAEALLKEKYHLRFKVLEERLKASNFNSRTASEGRCISSRLSRRQSLGGAESFSRSTSSSSVSKEVVNSQVGSLQSNNAFSLLSPKMSRRSFDGGSRSLDRGNLIQVAIAKHSFPTITDDQTSITEITITHDESMDRTEKSETHLEDYVSGVLYDLLQKEVITLRKACQEKDQSLKDKDDAIEMLAKKVDTLNKAMEVESRKMRREVAAMEKEVAAMRIGKEVDQQTRRTGAPKVAVNSPQLLSARNARN
- the LOC123225960 gene encoding microtubule-associated protein 70-2-like isoform X2 gives rise to the protein MAHDNSEVEVEVSVSSSASFKARRSKPNEDAINLFPGSDPVRLELNRLENELRDKDRELGEALAEIKFLKNSERLKHKAVEELTDELNKVDEKLIVTEALLESKNLEVKAINDEKKAALAAQFAAEATLRRVHAAQKNDEMPPIEAIITPLEAELKLARLEAAKLQEDNRALDRLTKSKEAALLEAERTVQMALAKASLVDDLQNKNQELMKQIEICQEENKILDKMHRLKVAEVEKLTQTVRELEEAVLAGGAAANAVRDYQRKVQEMSEEKKFLEREVARAKVSANRVATVVANEWKDGNDKVMPVKQWLEERRLFQGELLQLRDKLAVAERTAKAEALLKEKYHLRFKVLEERLKASNFNSRTASEGRCISSRLSRRQSLGGAESFSRSTSSSSVSKEVVNSQVGSLQSNNAFSLLSPKMSRRSFDGGSRSLDRGVLYDLLQKEVITLRKACQEKDQSLKDKDDAIEMLAKKVDTLNKAMEVESRKMRREVAAMEKEVAAMRIGKEVDQQTRRTGAPKVAVNSPQLLSARNARN